From the genome of Muricauda sp. SCSIO 64092, one region includes:
- a CDS encoding alpha-L-fucosidase, which translates to MKPIQFVFICLLFTGPVTFGQQDNHYQPTPENLEAREWFQKAKFGLFIHWGVYSVLGDGEWVMNNQNISIENYEKLPHFFNPVDYNADDWVKMAKDAGMKYITITSRHHDGFSMFDSNATDYDIVDRTPYKKDVLKQLAEACKKEDIKLFFYYSLLDWHRDDYYPRGRTGNTIAGRGKGDWNNYISFMKAQLTELLTNYGEIAGIWFDGHWDQKEWDGKRFGKVKVDWHYDEIYQLIHELQPHCLIGNNHHLAPIQGEDFQMFEKDLPGKNTTGWGTSSNDIGTLPLEVCETINTSWGFNLQDDKHKTFKELAHYIVKASGYGSNLLLNVGPMPNGEIQKEHRASLKKMGEWMRTNGETIYGTRKGPIAPSEKIASTQKGNVVYLHWLDSKESLVFLKDFNENVKEVVLFNGKTKLKTQKTKYGLFIKLPEEKMDPIDTIIEIVLK; encoded by the coding sequence CCTGTTGTTCACTGGCCCCGTAACATTTGGCCAACAAGACAATCACTATCAACCAACACCAGAAAATCTAGAAGCCCGCGAATGGTTTCAAAAGGCCAAATTTGGCCTATTCATACATTGGGGCGTATATAGCGTACTGGGCGATGGGGAATGGGTCATGAACAATCAGAACATCTCCATTGAGAATTATGAAAAATTGCCCCATTTTTTTAATCCTGTTGATTACAATGCCGATGATTGGGTAAAAATGGCCAAGGATGCGGGCATGAAATACATTACCATTACCAGTCGCCACCATGATGGCTTTTCAATGTTCGACAGCAATGCAACGGATTATGATATTGTTGATCGCACCCCATATAAAAAAGATGTCTTAAAACAACTTGCCGAAGCCTGCAAAAAAGAGGATATCAAGCTGTTTTTCTATTACTCCCTATTGGATTGGCATCGCGATGATTATTATCCACGGGGAAGAACGGGCAATACCATTGCCGGTCGTGGAAAAGGCGACTGGAACAACTATATTTCATTTATGAAGGCACAATTAACCGAATTGTTGACCAATTATGGCGAAATCGCAGGAATATGGTTTGATGGCCATTGGGATCAAAAAGAGTGGGACGGTAAAAGATTCGGTAAAGTAAAAGTAGATTGGCACTATGATGAAATTTATCAATTGATCCATGAATTACAGCCCCATTGCCTTATTGGGAACAATCATCACTTGGCACCAATTCAAGGGGAAGATTTTCAAATGTTTGAGAAAGATCTGCCTGGAAAAAACACCACAGGTTGGGGGACCAGTTCAAACGATATTGGTACCCTTCCGCTAGAAGTTTGTGAAACCATAAATACATCTTGGGGCTTCAATTTACAAGACGACAAGCATAAGACTTTTAAGGAATTGGCACATTACATCGTAAAAGCTTCGGGGTATGGCAGTAACCTTTTACTTAATGTAGGACCAATGCCCAATGGCGAAATTCAAAAAGAACATAGGGCCTCCCTAAAAAAAATGGGGGAATGGATGCGCACTAATGGCGAAACCATCTATGGCACCAGAAAAGGCCCAATAGCACCATCGGAAAAAATAGCCTCTACCCAAAAGGGCAATGTGGTATATCTCCATTGGTTGGATTCGAAGGAGAGCCTGGTTTTTTTAAAGGATTTCAATGAAAATGTGAAAGAAGTCGTCCTGTTCAATGGAAAAACAAAACTAAAAACCCAGAAAACCAAGTACGGCCTTTTCATAAAACTACCTGAGGAAAAGATGGACCCTATTGACACGATTATCGAAATAGTTTTAAAATGA
- a CDS encoding helix-turn-helix domain-containing protein, whose product MKQPELGLRITELRKQKGLTQDELVELCNINVRTLQRIENGEVSPRSYTIKTILSALDYDYESLRAEEATVTASTLARIPAKEARTVHSLLTMAWIAGILFAILAVFEGISDYVRIEDGDFIYGQWGHVVVKFLVLVFNVLLLYGFLISGKLLQNYLMKIATILMMIALFCFYGYDIVSVFSGSLDIEVVFMAEAVTFGALGILFGISILKSRNILGNTGIATGVAELLMAFCLVTVVLSPISLFLFFPVIVLEILVLYKVSTMVKEQLP is encoded by the coding sequence ATGAAGCAGCCAGAGTTAGGATTACGAATTACGGAATTACGAAAGCAAAAGGGACTTACCCAAGATGAATTGGTGGAATTGTGCAATATTAATGTGCGGACCCTTCAACGGATTGAAAATGGCGAGGTATCTCCAAGAAGCTATACGATAAAGACCATTTTATCTGCCCTGGATTATGATTACGAAAGTTTAAGGGCAGAAGAGGCTACGGTCACTGCTTCCACCCTTGCGCGAATTCCGGCCAAGGAGGCCAGGACCGTCCATTCGTTGTTGACCATGGCCTGGATTGCCGGAATTCTGTTTGCCATCCTTGCCGTTTTTGAAGGGATATCGGATTATGTACGGATAGAGGACGGGGATTTTATCTATGGGCAATGGGGGCACGTTGTCGTGAAGTTCCTGGTCCTTGTTTTTAATGTACTGCTACTGTATGGCTTTTTGATTTCCGGGAAGTTGTTACAGAACTATCTGATGAAGATTGCAACCATCTTAATGATGATTGCCCTGTTCTGTTTTTATGGCTATGATATTGTCTCCGTTTTTAGTGGTTCCTTGGATATAGAAGTGGTTTTTATGGCAGAAGCCGTAACCTTTGGTGCTTTGGGTATCCTATTTGGGATTTCGATACTAAAATCAAGGAATATTCTGGGAAATACGGGAATCGCCACTGGAGTGGCGGAACTGCTTATGGCCTTTTGTCTGGTGACGGTGGTATTGTCACCTATTTCCCTATTCCTGTTCTTCCCGGTTATCGTTCTGGAAATATTGGTCCTTTACAAAGTTTCTACCATGGTAAAAGAACAACTGCCCTAG
- a CDS encoding TetR/AcrR family transcriptional regulator has translation MSKIKNQLLEIAGTTFSKYGYYKTAMEDIATAAQKAKGSLYYHFGSKELLFEAVVLDELNRLKSELVQVFADTDSDTREVLRNYMLKRMEVLRYAPNYQETLRPNFYEHYDFVNNVKQGMIEWEVSQIMQLIHRGIERGELELPGDHLVYSQVLVMLLQGLEPNFYLKGEYDRLEAHFDNLITVITKGISK, from the coding sequence ATGTCAAAAATTAAAAATCAATTGCTGGAAATAGCCGGTACCACCTTTAGCAAATATGGATATTACAAAACGGCCATGGAAGATATTGCGACCGCCGCACAAAAGGCCAAAGGTTCCCTTTACTATCATTTCGGTAGTAAGGAACTACTATTTGAAGCCGTTGTACTTGACGAACTGAACCGATTGAAATCCGAATTGGTCCAGGTCTTTGCGGATACCGATTCCGATACCAGGGAAGTATTGCGCAATTATATGCTAAAGCGGATGGAAGTCTTACGGTATGCCCCCAACTATCAGGAAACCCTTCGTCCCAACTTCTACGAGCATTATGACTTTGTCAACAACGTAAAACAAGGGATGATCGAGTGGGAAGTTTCACAGATCATGCAGTTGATCCATCGGGGCATTGAAAGGGGGGAACTGGAATTACCTGGCGACCATTTGGTCTACAGTCAAGTACTGGTTATGCTCTTACAAGGGCTGGAGCCCAACTTTTATCTGAAAGGGGAGTATGATCGTTTGGAAGCCCATTTCGACAATCTTATCACTGTGATCACCAAGGGAATCTCAAAATAA
- a CDS encoding alkane 1-monooxygenase translates to MKRLKYLFVYTIPVTAFIAFNWEGIWTFLPLIVFFGLVPLLELLVPPDRENMDKKLMDDEKNKKIYDYILYGTLPIQVGFLIYFLFVIGDTPYGSLEYVGRITAMGFMCGVIGINVGHELGHRHKRWEQLLGEILLLTSLDTHFLPYHNAGHHRNVATPEDSATARKNELLFVYWFRSHFGSYIEAWQLENQRLGNEGRPWFSFQNRMVVYSLANVLLLGGVYFAFGTSVLIAFLFAAAIGIVLLETVNYIEHYGLLRKKNEHGRYEAVRHHHSWNSDHPIGRTLLFNLSRHSDHHYNGSKKYQILKSHEKSPQMPTGYPGMMLLAVLQPLWFWVMNKKLEQYR, encoded by the coding sequence GTGAAACGACTTAAATACCTTTTTGTTTATACCATTCCGGTAACGGCCTTTATTGCCTTTAACTGGGAAGGGATTTGGACATTTCTCCCCTTGATCGTGTTTTTTGGTCTTGTTCCGCTCCTTGAACTACTGGTGCCCCCGGACAGGGAAAACATGGATAAAAAACTGATGGATGACGAGAAAAACAAAAAGATATACGACTATATCTTATACGGTACCCTACCCATTCAAGTGGGATTTTTGATCTACTTTCTTTTTGTCATCGGCGATACCCCCTATGGTTCTTTGGAGTATGTGGGCCGGATTACGGCCATGGGCTTTATGTGCGGCGTGATCGGTATTAATGTGGGACATGAATTGGGGCATCGGCATAAACGGTGGGAACAATTACTGGGGGAAATCCTTTTGTTGACCTCCCTGGACACCCATTTTCTGCCCTACCATAACGCGGGACACCATAGAAATGTGGCCACACCGGAAGACTCGGCCACTGCCCGGAAAAACGAACTACTGTTTGTGTATTGGTTCCGTTCGCATTTTGGAAGTTATATCGAGGCTTGGCAATTGGAAAATCAACGCTTGGGAAATGAAGGCAGGCCATGGTTCTCCTTTCAAAATAGAATGGTAGTGTATTCCTTGGCCAATGTCCTTTTACTAGGTGGGGTATATTTTGCTTTTGGCACTTCCGTCTTGATTGCCTTCCTCTTTGCGGCTGCGATTGGCATTGTACTTCTGGAGACCGTAAACTATATTGAACATTATGGCCTGCTCCGGAAAAAGAATGAACATGGACGCTATGAGGCAGTACGACATCACCACAGTTGGAACTCCGACCATCCCATAGGAAGAACATTGCTCTTTAATCTATCCAGGCATTCGGACCATCATTACAATGGCAGTAAAAAGTATCAGATTTTAAAATCGCACGAGAAAAGTCCGCAGATGCCCACGGGCTATCCCGGTATGATGCTTTTGGCCGTACTACAGCCACTATGGTTTTGGGTCATGAACAAAAAACTGGAACAGTACAGGTAA
- a CDS encoding aspartate kinase: MKTISAVVEQYIKKKPFLQSALAQGIINLTSLSRIVRPEIEEELGKDVRNGAIVMALKRLSDDMEFRATHRIVKVLKNIGEITVRSNLTDYTFLSSETILAQQAKLLEKVHENQDIFYTSSRGVNEINIVVSNSLDGTVEELFQGERCTQKVGTLSSVTVKLPAENVSVPGIYYFIFQRLAWEGIVLYEVISTTNEFTILVNDDQVDVAFKTIKDLKTL, from the coding sequence ATGAAAACCATTTCCGCCGTTGTTGAGCAATACATTAAAAAGAAGCCTTTTTTGCAAAGTGCCCTGGCCCAAGGAATCATTAACCTTACGTCCTTATCACGTATTGTACGACCGGAAATTGAGGAGGAACTGGGAAAGGATGTTAGGAACGGTGCTATTGTAATGGCCCTAAAGCGATTGTCCGATGACATGGAATTTCGGGCTACCCATCGTATTGTTAAGGTGCTCAAAAACATTGGGGAGATCACAGTGCGTTCCAATCTTACGGATTATACCTTTCTTTCTTCCGAAACCATTCTGGCGCAGCAAGCCAAACTATTGGAAAAGGTACATGAAAACCAGGATATTTTTTATACGTCCTCCCGCGGGGTCAATGAGATCAACATTGTGGTCAGCAATAGTTTGGACGGCACGGTAGAGGAGCTGTTCCAAGGGGAACGGTGTACCCAAAAAGTGGGGACCCTTTCTTCCGTTACGGTCAAGTTGCCTGCGGAAAACGTTTCCGTACCTGGAATCTACTATTTTATCTTTCAACGTTTGGCCTGGGAAGGAATCGTGTTGTATGAGGTCATTTCAACCACCAATGAATTCACCATTCTTGTAAATGATGATCAAGTGGACGTTGCCTTTAAGACCATAAAGGATCTAAAGACGTTGTAG
- a CDS encoding YraN family protein, translating into MGKHNEFGRLGEELATDFLLKKGYRIKYRNYRYLKAEIDILAQKQDVLAVVEVKSRSSDHIQEIAETVSRKKIALLVSAADYYVDTNNLDVEVRFDIITILKKGKEYAIEHLEDAFFHF; encoded by the coding sequence ATGGGAAAACACAACGAATTTGGACGCCTTGGAGAGGAGTTGGCAACGGATTTTCTTCTTAAAAAGGGATATCGCATCAAATACAGGAATTACCGTTACCTAAAAGCAGAAATCGATATCCTTGCCCAAAAGCAGGATGTTTTGGCCGTGGTCGAAGTGAAATCCCGTAGTTCCGACCATATTCAGGAAATCGCTGAAACGGTAAGTAGAAAGAAAATAGCCTTATTGGTCTCGGCAGCAGATTACTATGTGGACACGAACAATTTGGATGTTGAGGTGCGGTTTGATATCATCACCATACTTAAAAAGGGAAAGGAATATGCCATAGAGCATCTGGAAGATGCATTCTTTCATTTTTAA
- a CDS encoding DUF1800 family protein has protein sequence MELFVNCNTSTLAPYTTPLDALRARHLYRRLGFSASVETVNQAVGQSATALVDNLVDQALTIPPIPAPAWSEWTNANYPEDDDLARQVRRAQREELNTAYGNSLLNNNLLDRMSFFWSNHFVTELDVYDCNSFLYEYVNCLQRNALGNFKTFVSEIGLTSAMLRYLDGAFNNRNRPNENYSRELYELFTLGEGNAYTEEDIIETSRALTGYVNRGDVGCTKITFNPEQFDTDAKTILGQTGNWGYDDVMDILFDNRADSIARFICTKFYEFFVHPDSKRDEYNPGATYPPGHPQGIINELAQTFVANNFEIAPVLRQMFKSEHFFDETTIGVIIKSPFDLYLNLFKETGFAYSDGNVTNAMDASAMIGQELWDPVDVAGWQRDREWINTNFIIGRWLTAEVFLEQFFQADPNQFRALGIAAAGPNGATINDPNIVARAIIDKFLPKGLLTDADYDIAISVFREPYEDTNMFETGSWNMLLDDTPSQVFLLLLHLVREPEFQLK, from the coding sequence ATGGAACTATTCGTTAATTGTAATACTTCCACATTAGCACCCTACACTACACCCTTGGATGCCCTTAGGGCTAGACATTTATACCGTCGTTTAGGGTTTAGCGCTTCTGTGGAAACCGTTAATCAAGCCGTTGGACAATCCGCAACGGCATTGGTGGACAACCTTGTTGACCAAGCCCTGACCATACCGCCAATTCCGGCTCCTGCATGGTCCGAATGGACGAATGCCAATTATCCCGAAGACGATGACCTTGCCAGACAAGTTCGGCGGGCGCAGCGGGAAGAGTTGAATACAGCCTACGGAAATAGCCTATTGAACAACAACCTTCTGGATAGAATGAGCTTCTTTTGGAGCAACCATTTTGTTACGGAATTGGATGTGTACGACTGTAACTCCTTTTTGTACGAATATGTCAATTGCCTACAGCGCAATGCCTTGGGCAACTTTAAAACCTTTGTAAGTGAGATTGGGTTGACCAGTGCCATGTTACGCTATTTGGACGGCGCATTCAATAATAGGAATCGACCCAATGAAAACTACTCTCGTGAGTTATACGAGCTGTTTACACTGGGCGAGGGCAATGCCTATACCGAAGAGGATATCATCGAAACCTCACGGGCACTTACCGGATATGTGAACCGTGGTGATGTGGGTTGTACCAAAATCACTTTTAACCCGGAACAATTTGATACGGACGCCAAAACCATTTTGGGCCAGACCGGTAATTGGGGATATGATGACGTAATGGACATCTTGTTCGACAATAGGGCCGATTCCATCGCCAGATTCATTTGCACGAAATTTTATGAGTTTTTTGTCCATCCAGACAGCAAAAGGGATGAATACAACCCTGGGGCGACCTATCCCCCTGGGCACCCGCAAGGCATTATCAATGAGCTTGCGCAAACTTTTGTTGCCAATAATTTTGAAATTGCCCCAGTATTGAGGCAAATGTTCAAAAGCGAACACTTTTTTGACGAAACGACCATTGGAGTCATCATCAAGAGCCCGTTTGACCTTTACCTTAACCTTTTTAAGGAAACGGGATTTGCCTACAGTGATGGCAACGTCACCAATGCCATGGATGCTTCGGCCATGATCGGCCAGGAGCTTTGGGACCCAGTTGATGTGGCCGGATGGCAACGGGACAGGGAATGGATAAATACCAACTTCATTATTGGAAGATGGTTGACTGCCGAAGTTTTCCTGGAACAATTCTTCCAGGCCGATCCCAATCAATTTAGGGCCTTGGGGATTGCTGCCGCGGGCCCAAACGGGGCAACCATAAATGACCCCAATATTGTTGCCCGGGCAATAATAGATAAGTTCCTGCCCAAGGGACTATTGACGGATGCAGATTATGACATTGCCATTTCGGTCTTTAGGGAGCCTTACGAGGATACCAATATGTTTGAAACAGGAAGTTGGAACATGCTTTTGGATGATACGCCATCACAGGTTTTCCTCCTGTTATTACACCTTGTAAGAGAACCTGAGTTTCAACTAAAATAA